GCAGTTAAGTGCCAAGAATCAAAAAATAGGATTTAACGCAGGGGTTTTTGTAAATATTCCTTTATCTGAGAAATTTGCTGTTCAGCCCGAAGTTTTATACAACCAGCTGGGAGCCAAAAGTGTTGTTTCAGACACTGAGTTCACTACAGGGAATACAAAGGTAAGAACACAAAAGGATTTTACCACTTCACTGAATTATATTTCAGTACCTCTGATGATGCAATTTAAGCCGGCAGATAATTTCTATGTGGAAGCCGGACCTGAGTTCAGCTATTTCCTGGATGGAAAAAACAAAGGTGAGACCAGAGTAACAACTACAACGGGTAGTAATACCGCTACTCAGACACAATCCAATTCTGAGAGTATAGATAAGGATTTGATGAAGAAATTTAATGTAGGGATGGGACTGGGTCTTGGATATTACTTTACAAAGAATCTTGGTATTAATGCGAGATATGTGAACAGTTTCACTCACTTCGCAAATAATTCAGGCGTTCCTGAAGGTGAGAAAAATGTTAATACCAACAGAGTTTTCCAGCTTGGACTGAATTATAAATTTTAAGCATTTTTTAACATTCATATATAACCAATTTTAATTTCAAATGAAAAGGTCAGACTGCTAGTCTGACCTTTCGTTTATTTGAGAACCTGTATATTTTATATTGCATTAAAGATTATTTCTATCATAAGACTGGGAATTCCAGATCTAAAAACAGGAAATAAAAACCATATAAAAAACCAAAGATAAGCAGGCTATCTAAAGATAAAACTGCAAAACAGGTTTTATGATTCAAAAAATTAATTAAACAGTTCTACTTCTTCACCTTTGCCTACAGGATATTCTTCTGTAAAACATCCGAAGCAGTGATTAGCAGAGCCTAAAATTACTTTCAGGTTATCGGTACTTAAAAACTCAAGAGAATCTACGCCCAGATAGTCTCTCAACTGCTCAGTCGTCATATTGGCTGAAATAAGGTCATCTTTTGAAGGGGTATCAATTCCCAAATAACAAGGGGCAATAATTGGTGGAGAAACACTTCTGAAGTGGATTTCTTTTACACCAGCCTCTTTAAGGATTTTCACCAATCTTTTAGATGTCGTCCCACGAACGATAGAATCATCAATAATCACCACCCTTTTATCTTTGATCTCAGAAATAATCGGATTCAGTTTCAGGTTGACAATTCTTTCTCTCATTTCCTGAGTCGGGACGATGAAGCTTCTTCCAATATATCTGTTTTTAATTAAAACAGGACGGAAAGGAATTCCTGAAGCCTTAGAAAAACCAATAGCCGCAGGCACTCCGGAATCAGGCACTCCAATTACCACGTCGGCATCCACAGGAGCCTGTTCCCAGATTTTCTCCCCGGATTTTTCTCTGATTTCATATACGTTGATATTTTCTAAAGACGAGTCGGGTCTCGCAAAATAAATGTATTCGAAAGAACAGATTCTCTGTTTTGCTTTCTTTTCATCTACCATGATCGAGTGAAGTTTTCCAGGCTCATTTTCATTAGTATAAATAATCTCTCCCGGTAAAATATCTCGTACATACTGTGCTCCCACAGCATCTAAAGCCACAGATTCTGAAGCTACAACATAAGAATTTTCGTTGATTGCTCCCAACACCAAAGGTCTGATTCCGTTGAAATCTCTGAATGCAAAGAATTTATTTCTCGTCATTCCCACCACAGAATAGGCTCCTTCAATCTTCTCCATCGTTGCTTTAATAGCCCCACGAAGTCCTAAATCAAGATTTTTCTGGATCAATCTTAAGATAACCTCAGAATCAGAAGTTGCTCTGAAAACCACGCCTTCCGCTTCCAACTGAGCCTTTAGCTCTTTCGCATTGGTTAAATTACCATTATGTGCGATAGAAAGTATAATCTGGTCATATTCGTTTTTTGCGAAAAATGGCTGGAAATTATATTTCTTCTTGTCTCCCGCAGTCGTATAACGCGTATGTCCGATTGCCGAATTTCCCATAAAAGTCTCAGGATCCGGGATCTCTTTATAAACATCCAAAACTAATCCTTCATCTTTCATATTGGTGATTTTTCCGTCTTTAAGAACAGAAATACCACAAGCTTCCTGACCTCTGTGCTGAAGTGCAAAAAGCCCGAACTGAGAAAGCGAAAACGTATCCAGATCGTTATCAGAATACATTCCGAAGATCCCACACTCTTCATTCGGAGCGTCCAACCTTTCTTCTTCCTGCGTTCTGAAGAGATTTCTTCCGTAGGTTTGGGTTTCAAACTGTTTTAAATATTCACTTTTATGAATGTCTAAACTTTTCATTTCTATTTTTTCTATTATAGATATTAGAAGTCAGATATCAGATTTTAGACTAAACTAACTTCAATTTAATTTTGTTAAATAACAAATCATTTTCAGAGCCAAAATCTAGCATCTGATGTCTAACATCTGAAATCTTACTTATTAAGTACAGTTTTCAATCTGTTGTAGATCTCCACGTAAGCTTCAGTAACTTCACCAAGATCTCTTCTGAATCTGTCTTTATCCAGTTTCTTCATCGTATCTTTATCCCAAAGTCTGCAGGTATCAGGTGAAATCTCATCTGCCAGGATAATTTCTCCGTCAGCCGTTTTTCCTAATTCAATTTTAAAGTCTACCAGGATGATGTTCATTTTGTCGAAAAGATCGATTAAGATGTCGTTGATGTCTGAAGTTAATTCATACATTTCGTCAAGCTCTTCATACGTTGCAGCGCCTAAGAAAACGGCGTGGTGATCATTGATAAGCGGATCTCCCAATTCATCCTTTTTATAGCAGATATCGAAGATGGTTACCGGAGATTTAATTCCTTCTTCCACGCCCAATCTCTGAGCCATGCTTCCCGCAGAATAGTTTCTCACCACCATTTCCAAAGGAATAATGGATACTTTTTTCACCAATTGCTCTCTCTCGTCTAATTGTTTAATGAAATGAGTTTTAATCCCTTTTTCATTTAAATATTCGAAGATCAATGTAGTGATGGCATTATTCATCTCCCCTTTCAGATCTACAGAACCTCTTTTCTGAGCGTTAAATGCTGTAGCATCGTCTTTAAAACGAACAACTACTTCATTAGGATTATCGGTAGCAAATACCTGTTTTGCTTTACCTTCGTACAACATTTCTAACTTTTCCATTTTCAAAAATTACTTTTTATTAGATTTATATTATTTTAATTAAAATTCCCGTTAAAACACTGATCTCATTTCCCTATTCACAGCTGTCACTGAGATTTCCCGGGCATCCGGTTCTTTCAGGCCGTCTCCCATCATGAAGACTGCTGCAACAGGGAGCTGTTTCAGATTCCAAAGGAAAATAAAACTTACAACCATCTCCATCAATATTTTAAGGTATAAAAAAACACTCACCGGTTTAAGAACATTCTTCTCTGTAACCCATGAATTTGGCTGAAGAACTAAGTCTCCGAGTACAGGTACCAATATGAGTTTAATAAAAACCATGCTTACAGTTCTGAAATTTTCTTTCTAAAATATTGATTGGTTTCCACGATAAGTTCGTAGTTGGCGCGTTTCAGTCTCTGGCTCACGGAAGATTGAGAAATATTAAATTTTCTGGCCAAATCTTCCTGTGTACTATCTCTGTTCATGATCATTTCATGAATAATTTCGGAAGTAGCCATGGTCCAGTTGTCAAAATCCTTGGAAGACCATTTCAGCAATATATTGAGATCACGGTCTACAGAATTGCTGGAGGTCTTGATGGAAACTGTAGGCCCGTCATTTTTAAGGTCGTTCAGCAACCTTCCGGAATTCACATAAGCAGTCCCGTTGGATTCGGTGATTTTTTCAGATGAAAAATTTTCATCCCCAATTCCAATCGCTAT
The sequence above is a segment of the Chryseobacterium sp. MYb264 genome. Coding sequences within it:
- a CDS encoding porin family protein; protein product: MNKLFLGMAMVAGTLTFAQETQEVRTTASAVNVNKPKEPVRFGIKGGGNASQFSEQQLSAKNQKIGFNAGVFVNIPLSEKFAVQPEVLYNQLGAKSVVSDTEFTTGNTKVRTQKDFTTSLNYISVPLMMQFKPADNFYVEAGPEFSYFLDGKNKGETRVTTTTGSNTATQTQSNSESIDKDLMKKFNVGMGLGLGYYFTKNLGINARYVNSFTHFANNSGVPEGEKNVNTNRVFQLGLNYKF
- the purF gene encoding amidophosphoribosyltransferase yields the protein MKSLDIHKSEYLKQFETQTYGRNLFRTQEEERLDAPNEECGIFGMYSDNDLDTFSLSQFGLFALQHRGQEACGISVLKDGKITNMKDEGLVLDVYKEIPDPETFMGNSAIGHTRYTTAGDKKKYNFQPFFAKNEYDQIILSIAHNGNLTNAKELKAQLEAEGVVFRATSDSEVILRLIQKNLDLGLRGAIKATMEKIEGAYSVVGMTRNKFFAFRDFNGIRPLVLGAINENSYVVASESVALDAVGAQYVRDILPGEIIYTNENEPGKLHSIMVDEKKAKQRICSFEYIYFARPDSSLENINVYEIREKSGEKIWEQAPVDADVVIGVPDSGVPAAIGFSKASGIPFRPVLIKNRYIGRSFIVPTQEMRERIVNLKLNPIISEIKDKRVVIIDDSIVRGTTSKRLVKILKEAGVKEIHFRSVSPPIIAPCYLGIDTPSKDDLISANMTTEQLRDYLGVDSLEFLSTDNLKVILGSANHCFGCFTEEYPVGKGEEVELFN
- the purC gene encoding phosphoribosylaminoimidazolesuccinocarboxamide synthase translates to MEKLEMLYEGKAKQVFATDNPNEVVVRFKDDATAFNAQKRGSVDLKGEMNNAITTLIFEYLNEKGIKTHFIKQLDEREQLVKKVSIIPLEMVVRNYSAGSMAQRLGVEEGIKSPVTIFDICYKKDELGDPLINDHHAVFLGAATYEELDEMYELTSDINDILIDLFDKMNIILVDFKIELGKTADGEIILADEISPDTCRLWDKDTMKKLDKDRFRRDLGEVTEAYVEIYNRLKTVLNK
- a CDS encoding DUF3307 domain-containing protein, with the protein product MVFIKLILVPVLGDLVLQPNSWVTEKNVLKPVSVFLYLKILMEMVVSFIFLWNLKQLPVAAVFMMGDGLKEPDAREISVTAVNREMRSVF
- a CDS encoding SatD family protein, whose amino-acid sequence is MIAVITGDIINSQHADTEVWITKLKNLLEKWGSTPQIWEIYRGDEFQFKCNIDDVFWHFLAIKSLIKSQENLDVRIAIGIGDENFSSEKITESNGTAYVNSGRLLNDLKNDGPTVSIKTSSNSVDRDLNILLKWSSKDFDNWTMATSEIIHEMIMNRDSTQEDLARKFNISQSSVSQRLKRANYELIVETNQYFRKKISEL